In Schistocerca serialis cubense isolate TAMUIC-IGC-003099 chromosome 3, iqSchSeri2.2, whole genome shotgun sequence, the following proteins share a genomic window:
- the LOC126470834 gene encoding uncharacterized protein LOC126470834, whose protein sequence is MVKVIIIIFQSQKAIVDPFQFQERERERERERERQETGDRETKTGDRETKTRDRETDKRQGDKDKRQGDKDKRQGDKGKRQGDKDKRQGDKGKRQGDKDKRQGDKDKRQGERSEGDRREGDRRLGDRRQTEEGESRNCGPSEMTSAFFLNKLSCFTNLMLLGRWFRRLCASMKDTFLVGCCSSIGDTNVIAISSCVIVHRALQLIGIGDDSDSSFLGFENK, encoded by the exons ATGGTAAAAGTCATTATTATCATATTCCAGTCACAAAAAGCAATTGTTGATCCATTTCAGTTCCA agagagagagagagagagagagagagagagagagagacaggagacaggagacagagagacaaagacaggagacagagagacaaagacaagagacagggagacagacaagagacagggagacaaagacaagagacagggagacaaagacaagagacagggagacaaaggcaagagacagggagacaaagacaagagacagggagacaaaggcaagagacagggagacaaagacaagagacagggagacaaagacaagagacagggagaaaGGAGCGAGGGAGACAGGAGAGAGGGAGACAGGAGACTGGGAGACAGGAGACAGACAGAGGAGGGGGAG agtagaaactgtggtccatcagaaatgacttcagctttttttttgaacaagctgtCTTGCTTTACCAACTTGATGTTGTTAGGGAGGTGGTTTAGACGATTGTGTGCTTCTATGAAGGACACTTTTCTGGTAGGCTGTTGTTCTAGCATAGGAGACACGAATGTTATTGCCATTTCTTCTTGTGTAATTGTGCACAGAGCTCTTCAGCTGATAGGCATTGGAG atgattctgatagctCGTTTCTGGGTTTTGAAAACAAATAG